CCGTTGGGCTCCCAGGGTCTTCTAAGTTCAATACGTTGTCTTCACAGGCAGGAAATACCAGCAGGCTAAGACTTATTAAGATGATATATTTTATGTTTTTCATTGTAAAGAAATTATACGATTAGAATGTTACGTTAAGGCCCATTGTGAAAACTTTGGTAACAGGGTAAAAAGCACCACTAGAAAATTGTGGGGTCAAAGGGTCTATACCTTCAGGCATGTTATCCCAAGTAGCTAAGTTTTGCCCGGACAAGTAGATACGTGCAGCTGAAATACTGAATTTATCCAATACATCTCTAGGTATCTTATAGCCAAGAGTTATATTTCTTAGTCTTACATAAGAGGCATCATGCATCCAAGTTTCATTCACACGCCAGTTAGAGTGTGAACTTCCTGGAGTTAAACGCGGATATGCTGCACCTGTATTAGTAGGAGTCCAGTAATCCGTTTGCCATTCCTGAATTTTACCAGCGTTAAAAAAGGCCCAACCAGCATCACCTTGCAATACCACATCACGTCCTCCAGCTCCGAGTAATGATACTGAAAGGTCAAAACCTTTATAGGCAGAGAAAAGCTCTAGTCCCCAATTTTGAGTAGTAATGTCACTACCAATAATGGTACGGTCGTCATTTGTTATTGCTCCGTCTGGTACTCCATCAGGACCAGAGATATCAGCATATTTTAAATCACCCGCTTGGATTGCTCCAAACCCTGGTGATGGTAATGAACTATTAAGATTACCATCTACATCAAAATCGCTTTCTTGATAAAGTCCATCTACTTTTAGACCGTAGATAGAACCAATTTCTTCACCAACGCGATTAATTGTGTTACCTGGAGGTAACTGGTCTAGACCGCCCAAGTCTTTGATTTCGTTGTCAAAACCAGAGTAGTTAAGGTTGATTCCGTAACGGAAATCTTCACCGATCATATCGTTCCAACCAATACTAAAATCGTATCCTGTGTTCCAAACTTCACCAGCATTCTGAACTGGAGCTTCCAAACCTACTGATGTTGGTATAGTAACCCCTAAAAGAATATCTTTTGTTTTACGCACGTAATATTCTCCAGTGAAAGATAGCTTACTGTTAAAAAATTTAGCATCCATAGCAACATTCTGGGTTTCGCCGGTTTCCCATTGTAATTGTGAATTGGCTAAAACTGACTGGGCTCCACCTACTACTGGAGTACCGCCAATAACAGCATTGGCATTACCAAGACCAAAAAGGGAAGTATAAGGGAAGTTTACCTCTTGAGCCACGGCTGAACCATCTGAACCTTGAATAACATCTCCGTTATTATCGGTTCTGTTGGCGGCAAAAATGAACTGGTTTCCTAATTGTCCCCAAGAGGCTCTAAATTTTAGAAAGTTGATGGTTTCATTATCCTGAAGAAACTTCTCTTCGGATACTACCCAACCAACGGAAAAAGATGGAAAGGTTGCAGAACGATAGCCTTCGGCAAAGCGCGAAGAAGCATCTTTTCTAACATTTGCTTCAAAAAGATATTTGTTTTTGTAAGTGTAATTTATTCTTCCGAATAAAGACTCTAATCCGTTTAAGGTTGAATTACCAGAGTTTAGTTGCGTATCTGGTAAACCATTATCTAGACCTCTAAATTCGTCTAGAACAAACCCTCTTCTACTAGCGGACCATATTTCCGAATTGAATTTAAGAAATTCATAGCCTCCTAAAACCGAAACATTGTGATCGCCAAATTCTTTTCCCCAGTTAGCAACCGCATTAAAGTTGTCTTGGAATGTGGTAAATGTTTCCTTGAAGAGCGAGCTTTCAGAAATTCCACCGCCTACAGTACTTTGCGCTGGTCCACCCGAACCTTCGTAATAGGTGTATCGTGCTCTAAAATCATCTTGGTCTCTATCAAAAAATTGTGGTGCATACGTTGCGGCAATAGAGAAATTGTTGAACGGTCTATAAGTTACTTTGGCCAAGGCTCTAAAGTAATTTGAAACGGTTTCATCTTTCGCAGTAGAATTAGCTAGTGCAACGGGGTTGCTACCACCAAAACCGGAACCATAGGTACCATCATCATTAAAAGCTACAAAGAGTGGCTGTAGACGATATGCCGAACGAGTAAGATTATTTAAACGTGCGGGCTGACTTTTAACTTCTCTTCTGAAGTTAAGGTCAAATGCTAAGTCTAATTTTTTGCTAAGTGCATAATCTAGATTAAACCTGCCATTATATCTTTGAAATTTAAAGTTTGGAATGTTACCGTCTTGATCGGTGAACGATATAGAGCTGGCTACTTTCAATTTTTCAGAACCACCACGTACAGAAAGACTATGGTATTGCTGAATAGCAGCTGAATTGAATAGAAGACCAACCCAATCCGTATCTGGTAAGGCCTCTGAACCTACTCCGTTACCCGAACGGTATTGGTTAAGTACGTCGTCAGAAAATGCACCAGGCTCAGCAGAGTTAAATGCTTCCATATACCCTAACGCATCTGCGAATTGTAGATTTTGAGCAATGCTCTGTACCCCAACGTAAGTATTGTAAGAGGTTGATATTTTCCCTTCCTTACCCCTTTTTGTAGTAATAAGAATTACACCGTTTGCCGCACGAGAGCCATATATAGCTGAAGCCGAAGCATCTTTAAGTACGGAAATAGATTCAATATCACTAGGGTCTAAGCTATTAATGTCATCAGGGATACCGTCAACCAAAATAAGTGGGTTATTTTTGGCTCCGCTGCCTAAAGTACCTACCCCACGAATACGTATGGCCGCACCATCTGAGCCTGGCTGGCCACTGGATTGTGTTGCGGTAAGACCAGGAACTAGCCCTGCTAATGCCTGTGAAGCTTGAGCAACTGGTTGCTTTGCTATTTCCTCCGCTTTAACGGTTTCTACAGATCCAGTTAAATTAACTGCTTTTTGGGTTCCGTACCCAACCACAACTACTTCATCTAGTTGCGATGCCTCTTCAGCCATGGTAACATTTAATGAGGTTTGACCGTTTACGGCCTTTTCAACAGTTCCGTAACCAATAGAACTGAAGATTAAGGTAGCCCCTTCTGGAATTTCAATACTAAAATTTCCATCAAAATCTGCTACAACTCCATTGGTTGTTCCTTTTTCAACAATGTTGGCAGCTGGTATGGGAATACCCTGTTCGTCGCTTACGGTACCTGATACCGTAATTTGTGCCGATACTTCGCAAAGCGCGAATATCGATAAAAGAAAAAATAAGACTGCTTTTTTCATAAGCTCTAGTTTAAGTTGAGAGGTGAATAGTGAGTTATTTAAGGTTTGACTGTTCCAAATTACAAGTCTAGTCTGGTCTAGTCTGTTTAACAAATAAATAACATTATTACATATTTGCCAAATATTTTTTGCTAAATGTTGAATTTGAGGGGGTAACAATTGGTATTCCCTTAAATATCGTGGTGTTTCATAGGATTTTTCTTTCCTGAAATATTTGAACACAATACTTTTAAGCTGATTTTACCTAAATTAGAATCTGTAAAATCAATTATAATTTTAAGTGTCTAGATTTATTTTTATAAATCGGCTACTTGATTACAACTGTAAAGCAGGTAAATTTGGTTTTAGTATTTTTGCGTTCGTCCCAAATGGTTAAGAAAGAATAAATGGTAAAACTTAGTATTGAAAAGAACTCAAAGAAGCCTAAATATCTTCTGCTTGCAGATAGTATTACTTCGCAAATTGAACAAAAGCAATTAGTTCTTGATGAAAGGTTACCATCAGTAAACAAGCTCTCCGCTCATTTTAACTTTAGTCGTGAAACAGTTTTTAAAGCATTAAACTACCTAAGCGAAAAGGGAATTGTTAGGGCAGTGGACAAGATTGGTTATTTTGTGAACGACCTTTCTGTAGAAACGGAGTTTAAGGTGTTTTTCTTGTTGGATAAGTTTACACCCTTTAAGGAAGATTTATATAATTCACTTATTTCAAGCTTAGGTGAAAATGTAAAGGTCCGCTTATATTTTCATCACCAAAACATTGAACTTTTTGCGTCTCTGATTTTAGATAATCTCAAAAATTACACACATTTTGTAGTTACAACATACATAGAGGATTCAAAATCGGTACAGAAAGTGCTCAATAAAATACCACCTGAAAAATTGATTATTCTGGATAAATATGAGCCTAATGTCAATGATGGTTGTGGTATGGTTTTTCAAGATTTTGAGAATGACATTCTTAATCTACTAAAGGAAAATATTGATTTAGTCAATAAATACGATAGGTTGGTACTTTTCAATCGTAAAAATGCGCCACACGGCGATTTTGTTCAAAAAGGTTTTGAACGATTTAGTGCGCAATACAATTTTAAGAGCGAGGTGTATTATAACTTTTCTCCGGACTACTTTGAAAAAGGAACGCTTTACATCACTATTGATGCTTATGATAGAGATATGGTGGAGATTATAAAATTGGCTCGTAAATCTGAATGGGAACTGGGTATAGAGATTGGGCTAATTAGTTACAATGATACCAGTACTAAAGAGATTTTAGCCGGAGGTATATCAGTAATCAGTACCGATTTTAAGAAAATGGGAGAGGAGGCTGCCAAAATGATTTTGGAAGGCAGACGAGAACATAAAAGCAATGAAACCAAATTGATTCTAAGAAATTCGCTCTAAAATATCAATTACATCACCTGTACAAAAACCTTCTTTCGCTGTACAGCATAATACCAAAATAGCAACGAAATCAATATAGTAAGAATGGCTCCCCCTATATAGGCCACGTTATTTTCTAATTCAAAGCCTTCTGGTGCTATGAGAATGTATGTAGAGCATACCATAGTCATGAAAATTGCTGGAAGGAGAGTTATCCAATACAATTTGTTTTCATAAATAAGATATGCGGTAATCGTCCATAGAACTACTGTTGCTAGGGTTTGATTACTCCAGGCGAAATACCTCCAGATTATTCCAAAATCCATCTGGGTAAGTGCAAAAGCGACTATAAACAAAGGAATGCTGATATAAAGTCGGTTTTTTATTTTCTTTTGGTCGGTCTTAAAAATATCGGACAAAATTAATCGTGCCGAACGAAATGCGGTATCTCCTGATGTAATTGGGGCAGCAACAATTCCCAATAATGCTAAAACACCTCCTATTTTACCGAGCATGTTCAACGATATTTCATTCGCAGCCCATGCTGCGTTATTCCCATTGGCCAACATGGCATCGTTAAGACCTCCCACATTACCAAAAAACGTCATGGCTGCAGCGGCCCATATTAGAGCTACAACACCTTCGGTAATCATGGTTCCAAAGAAAATTTTTCGCCCTAACTTTTCATTTTGCATACATCGGGCCATTAAAGGAGATTGCGTAGCATGAAAACCTGAAATAGCACCACAGGCAATCGTCACGAAAAGAATGGGAAAGAGTGGTGTAGCTTCCGGGTCAGACGTCATATTCACTAAATTTGCCGGTACCAATTCCGGAATGTGATAATCTCCAAAAAAGAGGGCAATGACCAACCCCAATGCCATTAATAGCATGGCAATCCCAAAAATAGGATACAATTTTCCTATCATTTTGTCTATTGGGAGTAGGGTGGATAGAATGTAATATGCTAAAATTATACCTACCCAAATCCAAAGATTCCACATGTTTCCGGTCATGCCATCTATAATTTTTGCCGGTCCCATTAGGAAAACGGTCCCCACAAAAATTAATAATATCACCGTGAAAAAACGCATAATATGTTTCATCTGAGGCCCCAGATAGATGCCCACTATTTCGCTAATACTCAGTCCATCATGCCGAACGGAGAGCATACCGGAAAAGTAATCATGAACGGCTCCGGCAAAGATACTTCCCAGGACAATCCACAGAAAAGCTGCAGGTCCGAACATGGCTCCCGCAATAGCACCAAAGATGGGCCCTAGTCCGGCAATATTTAAAAATTGGATAAGAAATATTCGCCAAGCGGGTAGGGGCATAAAATCAATATCATCCCGTAAACGAATTGCAGGGGTTTCCTTTTCCGTGTCGATTCCGAAAATACGTTCTACCAGTTTGCCATAGGTATAATAACCCAGTATAAGTACAAGAACAGAAATAATGAAGGAAATCATAAGGAGTAGATTTTAAACGGCAGATTAGCTATTATCCTCTAAAAATTGAACTACAAGATAAGAATTCTTCTCTTTGCTAGAGTCGGCAAAGGCACGTAGATTCTTGAGAATTTCGGAAGAAATTTTCGTTTCATTTTCTAAGTGTGATAAAAAATCTCGTATCTGATTTTTAGTGAGTACACTTAACTGTCCGGAAATGGAGGTCACCGTAGCTTCCGATGCAGTATCTATATGTTGCAATAACAGGCTTCGAGTGTTAATATCAATATAGGGTAAAGCATCCCAAAAGGGTTGCATTTTGTTCGGTTCTTTGGAAAAGGAGTCCGCTAAATTTTTGATGATATACGAGCGCACCAGTGGAATACCCGATTTAAAAAGCGTTGATATTCTTGAAAAATTGGTGTCATATTGATTTTTGGTCAGATTTTCAAGAGCGTACATTTGATAATTGGTATGCTCACTATTCAACATACGAATCCACATTTGCTCGGTCTGTTGTGCAACGGTAAATGCTTTTATTTGGTCTTTAATATCACCATGCACCAGGTGCCAGGCTACATAACAGGAGTAAAGGGCACCGGAAACAACAGATTCTTTTACCTCTTTTATAGTGGCACCGGACAAAGCATCTACGCCTTCTATTGTTGAAGGCTTCGGTTTTGTGACCAGCTCATCTATAGCCCTTCTTTTTAAAATGGAATTGTGGTCTTTCAGCAGTTCATGCAGCTTCCAGTAGTCCGAGAACAAAAATTCGTCATGGTCATGTTTGGTCAACGGTTCTTCGCTAGATCGGTCAAAACCGGCGTAATCGCCCAAAAGCGTCCAATACAAAGTAATATGCATCAGTCTACAATCGCCATCGGCACAAACTGGCGTAATAATATTTGAGGAATACAGCACTGGTGCATCCGAATTATCTCGGAAAATATTTACTTTTTGAGCACCTACGGAATCCACAATAATTTCCATTGGGGTTTCTGATCTATTTAGAATAGTGCCTTGTTTCCAATTCAATACAAAAAACTCCGGACTTTTATCTAAAACTGTTTTTTTCGAACTATTAGGAAAAGCAACAGCCGACCCAAACTGAGCTTCACAAAGATGGGTTAGAAGTAAAAGGATGCCTAATGCAAGTCTTCTCATTTTTTAGACGTAGGAATCTTTTCGTATTTCTGTTCTTCTATTAAATCTAGATATTCCTGTAAATAACCTGTGTAAATTTCACGTGGCATAACCTCGTATTTTTTACAAAGGGAAGCCGCATAACCAACGGCAGCACCCATTTGCCCGGTAGTAAGCATAACACGTGGCCCACCGAGTCCCGCGTGGGAGCAGCTGAAATTACGACCGGCCATAAAAAGGTTGCTAATGTTTTTAGAATACAGGCTTCTGTACGGAATGTAATATTGCGGACCTCTATAAAATAAAGCTTCCGAAATGAAATCTGGATTTTTCTCGTCCTCTAATACCGTTTGGTAATGAACGTCTACCGCTCTTTTCTCGATAACGACGCCATCGGGAAATTTACGTCCTTCTTTAGCATCGTTAAAGGTAAAAATATGGTCTCCTACCAATCTTCTCGATTCCCGTTTTCCAACCAAGTACGAAACCCACTCCAATTTTCGGTTCTTGTTTACCTCGTCTTTTTTGGCATTGGAAAATGAACCATAAATGGCACGTAGCATGTGGTCGCGTATTTCTTCGGCATCGTCAATTTGGCTCAGGTCGTTTCTACTGAACTCCCATTGCCATTCGCCATTAACTTCTGCATAATCCTTTGATACCGGCATGGCCCAAGGTACCTCTGGAAAACTCTGCGGACTATCCGTGTCTTTAGATCCCCAAAGAACTGAAGAACCCATAACGGCATTATCCGCTTCTTTTGGACTCCATAATTCACCGTGCTCTTCCCAATATTCTCCGTAGGTATCTACGCTTTCACGTCCATATGAGAATTCCGCACCAGCCCAAAAACCTATCCAGCCATCACCTGTAGAGTCTACAAAATAGGTCGCTGTAAACCGTTTTCTTTCCCCTGTAAACGTTTGTCTGGCATCTACATATTTTACACTGTTTTCTTCCGAAATAGCATCATAAGCACGCCAGTTTAGGAATAAATCTATATTATCATAGCTCTTAACATTTTCGTCCCTTTTTTGCTGGTCCAGTTTAGATTCTGCCGAACCGTTAGGGTAGTGCTTGGTGTCTATTTTTTTAAGGATACGCTCAAAATTGCCATAAATACCTTCGGTATGAACACGTATCTCTTCACTGGCGTTACCCCCTAAAACTGGGCGATCATGAATCAATGCCACCTTTAAACCTTGTTCTGCACCGGCTATTGCTGCAGCGCAGCCTGCCAATCCTCCGCCTACAACCACTAAATCATAGGTTTTTAATTCCTCTGGTGCATTTGGTTCCGCAGCTAGTTCTTGACGCCAAGCCGCTAACTTTTTTGGAGATGATGGAGGTGTTGTTTTGTTGGTAGAAAAATAAACGGCATCACAGCGGCCGTTAAAACCTGTAAGGTCAACTAACTCTATATGTGTTTCGTTTTTCTTATTGATTTTTGTTTCGCCTGCATATTGCCAGCCCCAACCGGAACGTGTACCCAATACCGTATCTAATACGGCCTCGTTCACTTTTAACTGAAATTTTCCAGGAGCTTCCCATTCACCTGGAACCCAGTTCATAGTGCGCACCCAAATATGGTACGAACCGGATTTATTGAAATTAACTTTTGTAGAAGCATTTTTTACCGGTTTTCCCATACCATGTGCATTCAGATAAGGAGAACCCATTTGCTCAACGAATTGTGGGTCTACAAGCCAACCACCCGGATTATCAAAGCTTTCGGCTTCAACGAGTACGTCTTGAGCGAACAAAGAAATTGAACTAAAGAGGAGTAGGGTAACAATCAGTAACTTTTTCATAAGTGGCATGGAATAGAAATAGTGAAAATAAAACTAGTATGGTCTAGTATGGTTTTGGTAAATATATAAAATTATTTTTAATCTAATAATCTAGCGTGAAATAAGTGATGTTAATATTATTTGTAGGGTAAATATGAAGATTTGATATAATGGAGATTTTCAATTTATATAGTAAAGCACAAATAAATAGATATAAAAAAATCCCCGAAGTCATGCTCCGAGGATTTCTTAATGGATGAAATTAGATTATCTAATGCCACTCACTTAGCACAAAACTGTTAAGCCAAACTGCTTTTTGGTCTGTTCCTTTAAAAATGAATTGAATGTTATTTTTTCCATCGGATTCAAAATATATCTCGGTGGGTTGAAACGGCGAAGTTTGCATGGTCTCGCCCTCGGTAACGGTAACGTTCGATAGGGTAGAGGTTCCATTGGCATCTGAAATAGTCACATCTAGCTCTTTGGTATACGGAATTTTGTAAATTCTATAAGTAGCCATTTTTTCTTGATTGGGGTCCATACTATCTGTATTGGTTCTTGGTGCATGATGAACCGTATTCAATTTATATTTTCCTTTTTTCAAACCAGAAAATCTTAAGGTCAGCCCCTCTTTTGAAACCCCTAAAACCCCTTCGCCATGGGCAAAGCCATATTTACCTATGACGTTGATTTCGCCCAACCAGCGTGTAGAGCTGGCATCGCCATTACTTTGAACAGTAGCGGAAAAACCACCAAGTTCTTCAAATTGTTTGGTAGAGGCAGCATTATCTTTTCCATTCCACGGAATCCAATCAAACTGCACCAATTGTTCTTCTCCACCTAAATCTACCCGAATGCTCTCAAAATCATGAATAGGTTCGGCAGTAGAAGCAATCATGTCAAAATTCGCTTTTTCGGTGGTAACTGTTTCAGTTACTGATTTAAGTCCCTTTGCCTTTGCTGTGATGGTTATCTGCCCAGGAGAGTTTCCTGCACGAATCAAAACAGGAGCTACTCCATATTCCGTTTGCATAGGGTTGGAGCCAATACCTTCCTTGTCTCCAATTATTTCGGCATCACCCTTTACTGAGAATTCTACAGCTACATCTGCATCACCAAGCAAGATGCCATTTTTGTCCACTATTTTGGCATATGCCACCAGAATATCAGAACCATCGGCAACGAACTTACGTCCTTCCATATCTGGCTCTAGGATGATTCTATAAGCTTCTTCCGGAGTTTTTGTAGTTTTGGAAACGACAATTTTACCATCTAACAATCCGTTGGCGGTCAGTGTTCCTTTTTCATATTTTGAAATGGAAAATACAAATGGTGCGTGTTTTAAATATTTGTACTTATCCGCTCGCGAAGGATGTTCCTCGGCAATTGTTTTACCGTTTACTTTGAGCTGTACTTTTTCCGAATTACTAAAAATCACCACTTCTTTTGTGTCTTCATTCCAATCGGACGCAATATGTAAGTAGGGGTAATCCGTTAGTTCAGCTGGGTACCAAGCCAAGTTTTCCTCAGGTCTAGGATAGCGAAAAGCCGTCATGAAACCACCTCTACTTCTATTTTTAGGTGTTTTAGTAGGGTGAAAAGTATAGTAGGCATGGGCCGTCCACGAAATAAGTCCCAGTTTCATCGGGTCGTTCATGTATTCATTAACGGCTTCCGGACCGCGACGGCCTTCCATGGCAACCATAGGCTCATCTCCGCTCCAATAATAAGGGCCGTACACCATTTGACCATAAATATCGGTCAAGCCGGAAGTCTGCCAGCCTGTCCATCTACTACTTTGTGATGCGGTATACCTAACTGGATCTTCCTGTTTGATAACATTATGAGCCCTTGGAACATAACCTCTATGGTTTATACCAGCCCCCCAAATAAAAATGGACGTATGGTTTCTGTGGTTGCGCACCATTGCTCTGGCGGACTTTTCAAAATTATCGAACCAAGCTTCGTTACCTATTGACATCCACGTAGGGGCTTCTTCATACACCAGCATTCCTAACTCGTCACAGGCTTCCAACAACGAATTGTCATGCGGATAATGTGCCGTACGAATGACGTTCATTCCCAATTTTTTTAATTGAAGAATATCTTTGTAATGCAGTGAATTGGGCATGGCATCCCCAATAAAACCATAGTGCTGGTGTAAATTGGTTCCAATAAGTTTTAGAGGTTTTCCGTTGAGAACAATACCGTCATGATTGTTCATTTCAATCTTACGGAATCCGGTTTTTACCTCTATCTGATCTACTACTTTATCGGCTTCTAAAACCAAAGTATTTACACGGTATTGGTTAGGTTCATCTATAGACCAAAGCTTCAAGTTGTCTTCAATACTTCCTATTACATTAAATTGAACATCTGCACCGGAAGCAATGGTTTTTGTCTGCTCCAATTTTAAAACGACCAAACCTTTATCATCAACAACCCTATTTATAACCGTAGTTATTTTAGGTTGATTATTTTCGTTCCGAACCGTAGTTTTAATATTAATCGTTGCATTCATATTCACCGGATCTACGGTGGGGGTGGTAATGTATTGGCCTGCGTTTTCAGCTTCCCAATTAAAGGTGATATGTAACGGATTGGTTTCAACCAAATACACATCACGATACAGACCGGCGAACTTAATATAGTCCATAGGGCCTGGGTCCGGTGGCACGTCTTCGCGCTTGCGGTTATCGGCTAAAACGGTAACTAAATTTTTTGCACCTCGATTTACAAAATCGGTAATATCAAAATGGAAAGGGGTGTACCCACCAACGGCATGCTGACCTATGTGTTTGCCATTTACCCATACATCCGTTACTTGGTGAACGCCTTCAAATTCAAGAAACACTTTGCTTTGGGAGTTGTCCGAAACCTCAATTTGTTTTCGGTACCACCCTACTTTTCGCATAAAAGTATCTTGGTATTTATCATCTTGAACCCCGTTGAGGTCCATAGTAGTAAGTTCCAATCCGTGAGGCACGTTAACTGTTTCCCACTTGGAATCATCCGTATCCAATTTAAAAAAATCAGCATCTGGATCACCCAAATGGAATTTCCATCCTTGGTTGATATTTAGTTTGGAACGATCTGTTTTTTCAAAGCCTTCTGGTAAAGTTTTTTGTTGTGCATGAGCTGCTAGATGAAATAGCAGTATAAAAAGCATTGTTTTTACTACTTGTAAAGTACGCATTAACTATAATTTTATTGAATTTATTTTTCGTTTTCCAGTTCTTCTATCGTCCAATAGTCTTCACGGTCTTTTATACTTCTTCTCACATTACCAACCTTCCAAGCAGGAACGCCACTTTCGTTGTTTAGGTGCATTCTTATGTAGGTGACGACGCTAGCAATGTATTCATCGTCCTGTTGTTTCATGCCCGCCATAACACCAGAGTACTCTTTGCCGTCAACAGGTCCCGTAAGGCCATTTAGAAGAATTTTCACGGGAATATCCCATTTTTTGGCGGTCACCCTGGGAGAACCGATCAATGAAGGAGCCATGCCTTCAATACCATTACCATTTTTACCATGACAGGACGCACATAAATTTTTAAAATGCGTGTATCCCTTTACAATTCTGCTGCGGGTATGAGTATTCTGAAGCACGTGTTTCTTCTTGATTTGCTCTATTTCTAGAGGTACTTCTTTTAGACTCTCTTCCCCAATGACCGCAATAGCTTCGTTTGATGGATTTGAGGAAATGACCTGGGCAATGGTTTCGTTTCCTGCTTTGTCTTTTGCAGACCGTAGAGAAAGCAACAGTTGTTGCAAAACTTCTGGGTTTGTATCATTTTTTAACGTCTGGACCGCTTCAATAACTTCTTGATTACCGGATTTTAGCAAAGGTTCGGCTACCCGAAGCGCTGCCATACGTACCCGGGCATCATCATCTTGCAGAGCTGATAGAATAAGAGATTTGTCAATGGCATCAAGACCATCTAAAGCCCAGATAGCATGTAGTCTACCCAATGCATAATCCGTATCACCTAGCATTGAACCCATAAAAGGGTCACCGCCAGTTACAATATCTTTTAAATCCGGGACTATGGATTTGTCTTCCTTGAGTACCAAAAGTTTTTGAGCGGTAAGACGGTACCAACCGTTAGGGTGATGCAGATAATCCAATAATTGGGCATTTGATTTGTTCAAGAGGTTTTCCTGTTTGGCAGGTGCAATTTCTTCATGAACTATTCTGTAAATTCTACCTTTTCCAATATTCTTGTCAAATCCTTTTCGTTCTACCACAGGGCGAAGAAAACTACCTTTTCTAACCCAGTTGCCCTCTTGAATAATTCCGCGGTACATGTCTACAACGTACAAACAACCGTCAGGGCCGGTTTGAGTGTCAACTGGTCTAAAGTTGGTATCTGTGGATGCCAGAAACTCTGTTTCACCATACGGATTGGAAAGTACTTTTTTTCCGTTCACTAGGTTCACTTTCGCTCTACGAATCAAGCGCCCAACTGGTTCGGGAATGAAAAGGTCGCCATACATGGGCAATTTATCGCCTAAAAATACCGACTGCCCACAACTTGCCGTAAAATGGTTGAGTGTACCGTCTTCTCGAAGCCTATGGAGACCGCCCTGCACATCTGGTGTTCCAATTATGGGCCACACTTTTTCAAAACCTTCTTCCCATTTGCCTTCCATTTCTAGATTGCCATAATAGGGATGTTGTTGATAGCCCAATGCAGGGGTTTCGCCACCTGCGCTGGAATAATAAATCTGACCTACTTCGTCTTGCGTCATGCCCCATTGACCCGAAGGTGCGTCCATTAAGGTATCAACCTCCATTTCACCCTTTGTAAATCTATAGCGCAAAGAGCCATTGGATTGATAAAGGTAATTATCCAGCCCCCAAATCATTGTGGCGGATTGGTGCTCTAGGTTTGCATTATCACGTTTATTATTTTCTAGGATGAGCTTCTTTTCATCGGCAACA
This genomic interval from Zobellia roscoffensis contains the following:
- a CDS encoding FAD-dependent oxidoreductase — protein: MKKLLIVTLLLFSSISLFAQDVLVEAESFDNPGGWLVDPQFVEQMGSPYLNAHGMGKPVKNASTKVNFNKSGSYHIWVRTMNWVPGEWEAPGKFQLKVNEAVLDTVLGTRSGWGWQYAGETKINKKNETHIELVDLTGFNGRCDAVYFSTNKTTPPSSPKKLAAWRQELAAEPNAPEELKTYDLVVVGGGLAGCAAAIAGAEQGLKVALIHDRPVLGGNASEEIRVHTEGIYGNFERILKKIDTKHYPNGSAESKLDQQKRDENVKSYDNIDLFLNWRAYDAISEENSVKYVDARQTFTGERKRFTATYFVDSTGDGWIGFWAGAEFSYGRESVDTYGEYWEEHGELWSPKEADNAVMGSSVLWGSKDTDSPQSFPEVPWAMPVSKDYAEVNGEWQWEFSRNDLSQIDDAEEIRDHMLRAIYGSFSNAKKDEVNKNRKLEWVSYLVGKRESRRLVGDHIFTFNDAKEGRKFPDGVVIEKRAVDVHYQTVLEDEKNPDFISEALFYRGPQYYIPYRSLYSKNISNLFMAGRNFSCSHAGLGGPRVMLTTGQMGAAVGYAASLCKKYEVMPREIYTGYLQEYLDLIEEQKYEKIPTSKK
- a CDS encoding glycoside hydrolase family 2 protein — translated: MRTLQVVKTMLFILLFHLAAHAQQKTLPEGFEKTDRSKLNINQGWKFHLGDPDADFFKLDTDDSKWETVNVPHGLELTTMDLNGVQDDKYQDTFMRKVGWYRKQIEVSDNSQSKVFLEFEGVHQVTDVWVNGKHIGQHAVGGYTPFHFDITDFVNRGAKNLVTVLADNRKREDVPPDPGPMDYIKFAGLYRDVYLVETNPLHITFNWEAENAGQYITTPTVDPVNMNATINIKTTVRNENNQPKITTVINRVVDDKGLVVLKLEQTKTIASGADVQFNVIGSIEDNLKLWSIDEPNQYRVNTLVLEADKVVDQIEVKTGFRKIEMNNHDGIVLNGKPLKLIGTNLHQHYGFIGDAMPNSLHYKDILQLKKLGMNVIRTAHYPHDNSLLEACDELGMLVYEEAPTWMSIGNEAWFDNFEKSARAMVRNHRNHTSIFIWGAGINHRGYVPRAHNVIKQEDPVRYTASQSSRWTGWQTSGLTDIYGQMVYGPYYWSGDEPMVAMEGRRGPEAVNEYMNDPMKLGLISWTAHAYYTFHPTKTPKNRSRGGFMTAFRYPRPEENLAWYPAELTDYPYLHIASDWNEDTKEVVIFSNSEKVQLKVNGKTIAEEHPSRADKYKYLKHAPFVFSISKYEKGTLTANGLLDGKIVVSKTTKTPEEAYRIILEPDMEGRKFVADGSDILVAYAKIVDKNGILLGDADVAVEFSVKGDAEIIGDKEGIGSNPMQTEYGVAPVLIRAGNSPGQITITAKAKGLKSVTETVTTEKANFDMIASTAEPIHDFESIRVDLGGEEQLVQFDWIPWNGKDNAASTKQFEELGGFSATVQSNGDASSTRWLGEINVIGKYGFAHGEGVLGVSKEGLTLRFSGLKKGKYKLNTVHHAPRTNTDSMDPNQEKMATYRIYKIPYTKELDVTISDANGTSTLSNVTVTEGETMQTSPFQPTEIYFESDGKNNIQFIFKGTDQKAVWLNSFVLSEWH